One genomic window of Nitrosomonas sp. Is35 includes the following:
- a CDS encoding ankyrin repeat domain-containing protein — MNYIKNFVNFTRAFVIFPVIAALLTVSAANASSDDEAEFLKAAFSGQPQNLKQLLDKGVNVNYQNDKGFSALIVASQYGHADNVNLLLDKNADVNLKNAGGATALIIAAKNGHADVVNALLAKGAQINAQTTDGITALMLAIQKGHEAIANTLLEKGADIHLQTQDKLTALIIAAMDGRANIVDTLLEKGAKIDAQAADNTTALYMAARNGHTAIVKTLLAKNAPVDIVAINDTTPLYIAAQNGHGEIVDALLAKGAKTDVQDKNGATPLTLAALIGHADVVKALIKQGAKVDHQATNGFTPLILAAQNGHTPVIEILLENGAKIDLQNDDGITALMWAALHDHADAVKVLLAKGADPKIKSKTEKTAAEIAKDPAIIELLQAAVK, encoded by the coding sequence ATGAATTATATAAAAAACTTTGTAAATTTTACGCGCGCATTCGTTATTTTTCCGGTCATCGCAGCGCTATTGACCGTTTCTGCCGCCAACGCTTCTTCCGATGATGAAGCCGAATTTCTTAAAGCGGCATTCTCCGGACAACCGCAAAACCTCAAGCAGTTACTGGATAAGGGAGTCAACGTCAATTACCAGAATGACAAGGGATTCAGCGCGCTGATCGTGGCTTCGCAATACGGGCACGCCGACAACGTCAACTTGTTACTGGACAAGAACGCCGATGTCAATCTGAAAAACGCCGGTGGTGCGACCGCACTGATCATTGCCGCCAAAAACGGGCATGCGGATGTAGTCAACGCATTACTGGCAAAAGGCGCGCAAATCAATGCACAGACAACGGATGGCATCACCGCCTTGATGCTGGCGATTCAGAAAGGTCATGAAGCCATCGCCAATACACTGCTGGAAAAGGGCGCGGATATCCATTTACAAACCCAGGACAAACTCACCGCTCTGATCATTGCCGCCATGGACGGCAGAGCCAATATCGTCGACACACTGCTGGAAAAAGGCGCGAAAATCGATGCGCAAGCCGCCGACAATACCACCGCGCTGTATATGGCGGCCAGAAACGGCCATACCGCGATTGTCAAAACGTTGCTGGCGAAGAATGCGCCAGTCGATATCGTGGCGATCAACGATACTACGCCACTCTACATCGCCGCGCAGAATGGACATGGTGAAATTGTCGATGCGTTACTGGCAAAAGGCGCCAAAACCGACGTACAGGATAAAAACGGCGCAACACCGCTCACGCTGGCAGCATTGATCGGGCACGCCGACGTGGTCAAAGCCTTGATCAAACAGGGCGCCAAAGTCGATCATCAAGCCACCAACGGATTCACACCGCTGATCCTGGCAGCGCAAAACGGGCATACCCCTGTCATTGAGATATTGCTGGAAAATGGCGCAAAAATCGATCTGCAAAACGACGACGGCATAACCGCCTTAATGTGGGCTGCATTACACGATCATGCGGACGCTGTGAAGGTACTGCTGGCTAAAGGCGCCGACCCAAAAATCAAAAGCAAAACCGAAAAAACCGCAGCTGAAATAGCCAAGGATCCTGCCATCATTGAGCTGCTGCAGGCTGCTGTGAAGTAA
- a CDS encoding glycerophosphodiester phosphodiesterase, whose protein sequence is MSGLNNQPRKKSLVFAHRGANREALENTRSAFDKALGYAIDGIETDVQLSRDEIAVLWHDRFLNKIGLDGKRIDDFDYRELKALIHPESDGEGIMTLQDFLAAYRTRCRLLIEIKNRDWEAVSRHQLKIRQTLDMIGQNTEQRIIVSSFNLPSLAYAHQYNPAFPLVYNFEDDQTVADARALLSTHAFLHGLCVPIQNLDREMVDLLREQGKCVAVYTCNSDAEITAALQLGVDILISDVPQQALTLRDR, encoded by the coding sequence ATGTCCGGACTCAACAACCAGCCGCGCAAAAAGTCCCTGGTGTTCGCGCATCGCGGCGCTAACCGGGAAGCGCTGGAAAACACCCGTAGCGCTTTCGATAAAGCGTTAGGGTATGCCATCGATGGCATCGAGACCGATGTGCAGTTGAGCCGGGATGAGATTGCGGTGCTCTGGCACGACCGCTTTCTGAATAAAATCGGTTTGGACGGCAAACGCATCGACGATTTCGATTACCGCGAACTCAAGGCATTGATTCATCCGGAATCGGACGGCGAGGGCATCATGACCTTGCAGGATTTTCTGGCCGCTTACCGTACCCGCTGCCGCTTACTCATTGAGATCAAGAATCGCGACTGGGAAGCGGTTTCCCGTCATCAATTGAAAATCCGCCAGACGCTCGATATGATCGGGCAAAACACGGAGCAACGCATTATCGTTTCCTCGTTCAATCTGCCCAGCCTAGCGTACGCGCATCAATACAACCCGGCATTTCCGCTGGTATACAATTTCGAAGACGATCAAACTGTCGCGGATGCGCGTGCACTTTTAAGCACGCATGCATTCCTTCACGGGCTTTGTGTGCCCATTCAAAATCTGGATCGCGAGATGGTCGATCTGTTACGTGAACAGGGTAAATGTGTCGCGGTTTATACCTGCAACAGCGACGCGGAGATCACAGCAGCTCTGCAATTGGGCGTGGATATTCTGATCAGCGATGTGCCGCAACAAGCGCTGACGCTGCGCGATCGATGA